The Pueribacillus theae region ACATGTACGTTGGATTGAAACCAGGGACGAAGTTGATGTTTTGTTCATCGATTTTTACGGATATTATTGACCGAAAAACTCGTCTGAAAGGAGGAAAAAATGGATAAAGTAATGCTCGAAAACATCATTACTGAAGCTATCTATCTGCTCGAAAAAGGTAAAGTTGAGGAAGCGACGCGACTACTTAAAGAAACTAACGATTCGATAAATGCATCCTATGAACTTCGATATAAAAGGAGTAAAGCCCGCTAACCGCGGGCCATTTTTATTCTTAGAAATTGCCTTTATTTAAACGGCGCTGCAACTCTTTTACCATCGTTGAAGACGGCCTACTAATAACGCCATCAACAGGAGTACCGAGATATTTTTGAAGTTTTCGAATCGTTTCAGGGCCGAGTTTTCCGTCTGCTTTAGCGCCGACTTTTCTTTGCAGGGCCCGAATCATAGGGCTGCCTTGGCTTCCCCATGTAATACCGCCATAAAGTGCATTTGTAACATCATTGCGCGGCTGGTTGCTTATGATGCCATCAACAGTTGTCCCTAGTGCTTTTTGCAATGCTCTAGTGGTATCGCTACCCCATTTACCATCAACGGTTAAGGAAGCGCTTTCGGGCTTGCTAGGCTTGGGTGACGCAGGCTTGTTAGGTTGGCTAGGCGACTTTACTGCAGGAGAAGAATTTTCGGATTTCTTTTTCAATCCAAGATGTTTTGCCACTGCATCAGCAATCATTTTTCCAGCATTGCACAAGATAGACTTATCCCGTAACCTTTCAATATCGATGGTTGAATCCATAAAACCACCTTCAATCAGAATTGCAGGCATTTTTGTTTCTCTTGTAATATGAAGATTATTGGTTTTCAATCCCCTGTCTTTTAACCCATAGGCTTTAACAACCGAAGGATGTACTGCTTGAGCTAGTGCTTTTCCTTTTGTCGAGCCAGCATGATAAAATGTTTCTACACCTGTATGATTGCCCCATTTACTTTGATAGGCAT contains the following coding sequences:
- a CDS encoding N-acetylmuramoyl-L-alanine amidase — protein: MKTIYFCAGHGKHTPGKRSPSGKFEEREWFFNNEVALAFEKQMKLYEGVSLHRTDDRTGERDVPLAERTNKANRAGADIYISFHHNAYQSKWGNHTGVETFYHAGSTKGKALAQAVHPSVVKAYGLKDRGLKTNNLHITRETKMPAILIEGGFMDSTIDIERLRDKSILCNAGKMIADAVAKHLGLKKKSENSSPAVKSPSQPNKPASPKPSKPESASLTVDGKWGSDTTRALQKALGTTVDGIISNQPRNDVTNALYGGITWGSQGSPMIRALQRKVGAKADGKLGPETIRKLQKYLGTPVDGVISRPSSTMVKELQRRLNKGNF